A stretch of the Flavobacterium sp. 5 genome encodes the following:
- a CDS encoding DUF1801 domain-containing protein — protein sequence MNGKNSENKVVSNPNIGYGLYTIQYADGKTKEFYQIGLSANTTGISIYILGLKDKTYLSQTFGKKIGKASVSGYCIKFKTLKDININILKEAIRYGAEQEL from the coding sequence TTGAATGGTAAAAACAGTGAAAATAAAGTTGTTTCGAACCCTAATATAGGATATGGATTATACACCATACAATATGCGGATGGGAAAACCAAAGAGTTTTATCAAATTGGTTTAAGTGCAAACACAACCGGAATTTCTATCTATATACTTGGCCTTAAAGACAAAACTTACTTATCTCAAACCTTTGGAAAAAAAATAGGCAAGGCAAGCGTGAGCGGGTATTGTATCAAGTTCAAAACGCTAAAAGATATAAACATCAATATCCTTAAAGAGGCCATACGATATGGGGCCGAGCAAGAACTGTAA
- a CDS encoding protein kinase family protein, which yields MNQNDPIVFLKTKDFKFIKEIGQGGTGRTILMKDEAIDEIFVCKKYSPYNEDDKGLYYDYFKDEIKILYKTNHANIVRVFNYYLYPEETTGFIIMEYIDGKQIDKYLNENPDHLEDIFLQTIEGFKHLEEKEILHRDIRPNNILITESGIVKIIDFGFGKQVDANTVNKSITLNWRFSIPKDFEEEIYNHKTDIYFIGKLFEEIISQIGNVNFKYSHILKKMIAINYNKRINSFFDIYRDMLNDQSIDIQFTIGEKNIYQNFANDFIKIFTTIEDNLTYETSLDKIIRNLEELNKNSMLENIIQDNAKLTRIFLIGKYSYFKTKEIKVTYVSAFLDLLKKSTEDKRKIILNNLWIRFDSIQRFKDDDLPF from the coding sequence ATGAATCAAAATGACCCAATAGTATTTTTAAAAACTAAAGATTTTAAATTCATTAAAGAAATTGGACAGGGTGGAACAGGAAGAACGATCTTAATGAAAGACGAAGCTATAGACGAGATATTTGTGTGTAAAAAATATTCACCTTATAACGAAGATGATAAAGGCTTATATTACGACTATTTTAAAGATGAAATAAAAATCCTTTATAAAACAAATCACGCTAATATTGTTCGTGTTTTCAACTATTATCTTTATCCTGAAGAAACAACAGGTTTTATAATAATGGAGTACATTGATGGGAAACAAATTGATAAATATCTAAATGAAAATCCAGATCATTTAGAAGATATATTTCTACAAACAATAGAAGGATTTAAACATTTAGAAGAAAAAGAAATTTTACATCGAGATATAAGACCAAATAATATTCTCATAACAGAAAGTGGTATTGTGAAAATCATTGATTTTGGGTTTGGAAAACAGGTAGATGCAAACACCGTTAACAAAAGTATTACGTTGAATTGGAGATTCTCTATACCGAAAGATTTTGAGGAGGAAATTTATAATCATAAAACCGACATTTACTTCATAGGTAAACTATTTGAAGAAATTATTTCACAGATAGGAAATGTAAATTTTAAATATTCCCATATTTTAAAAAAAATGATTGCAATTAATTACAATAAAAGAATCAATTCATTTTTTGATATATATAGAGATATGCTGAATGACCAATCCATCGATATTCAATTTACCATTGGCGAAAAAAATATTTATCAAAATTTCGCTAACGATTTTATAAAAATATTTACAACAATTGAAGATAATCTAACCTATGAAACTAGCCTTGATAAGATAATAAGAAATCTCGAAGAATTAAATAAGAATTCTATGTTAGAAAATATCATTCAAGACAATGCGAAGTTGACACGAATATTTTTAATTGGCAAGTATAGTTACTTCAAAACAAAAGAAATAAAAGTTACATATGTTAGCGCATTTTTAGATTTATTAAAAAAATCTACTGAGGATAAAAGAAAAATTATATTAAATAATTTATGGATACGATTTGATTCTATTCAAAGATTTAAAGATGATGATTTACCATTTTAA
- a CDS encoding ABC-F family ATP-binding cassette domain-containing protein gives MNYLSVENISKSFGERTLFKDISFGINKDQKIAFIAKNGSGKTTIMSIINGLDEPDTGQVILRKSIRMAFLSQDNNLQEELTIEESIFASDNETLKIIEAYEKALENPEDEEAYQKAFDGMDRHNAWDFETQYKQILFKLKLEDFKLKVKNLSGGQKKRLSLAIILINRPDLLILDEPTNHLDLEMIEWLESYFAKENITLFMVTHDRFFLERVCNEIIELDNGKIYQYKGNYSYYLEKKEERIASENASVDKAQNLFVKELEWMRRQPKARTTKSKSRQDDFYDIKEKAQSRRKENKVELEINMERMGSKIIELHKISKKFKDHVILDNFSYDFQRGERIGIIGKNGTGKSTFLNLLTGALPLDHGKVVVGDTIKIGYYTQSGINPKPGQRVIDIIKEYGEFIPLSKGRMISASQLLERFLFDAKKQYDFVEKLSGGELKRLYLCTVLIQNPNFLILDEPTNDLDIVTLNVLESFLLDYPGCLVVVSHDRYFMDKIVDQLFVFRGQGEIETFPGNYSDFRAYEDSNDVAQKEDNKTEKKEWKQNNPTGNLTFNEQKEFQKIEKEIKDLELDKTKIEQLFADGKVADADIEKKAKELENLIKKIEAKEERWFELSAKMEG, from the coding sequence GTGAATTACCTTTCAGTAGAAAATATATCAAAATCTTTTGGGGAACGAACTCTCTTCAAAGACATCTCTTTTGGAATCAACAAAGACCAAAAAATTGCCTTCATTGCCAAAAATGGTTCGGGTAAAACCACTATTATGAGTATCATCAATGGTTTGGACGAGCCAGATACAGGACAAGTTATTTTACGCAAAAGTATCAGAATGGCATTTTTGTCTCAAGACAATAATTTGCAAGAGGAACTTACAATTGAAGAAAGTATTTTTGCTTCGGATAATGAGACTTTAAAAATCATTGAAGCATACGAAAAAGCATTAGAAAATCCCGAAGACGAAGAAGCCTACCAAAAAGCTTTTGACGGAATGGATCGTCATAATGCGTGGGATTTTGAAACGCAATACAAACAGATTTTGTTCAAACTGAAATTGGAAGATTTCAAACTGAAAGTTAAAAACCTTTCGGGTGGACAAAAGAAACGTTTGTCATTGGCGATTATCCTGATTAACCGTCCTGATTTATTGATTCTGGATGAGCCTACCAATCACCTGGATTTAGAGATGATTGAATGGTTGGAAAGTTATTTTGCTAAAGAAAACATTACGTTGTTTATGGTTACGCACGACCGTTTCTTTCTGGAACGTGTTTGTAATGAAATCATCGAATTGGACAACGGAAAAATTTACCAATACAAAGGAAATTACTCTTATTATTTAGAGAAAAAAGAAGAACGTATTGCTTCTGAAAATGCAAGTGTAGACAAAGCCCAAAACTTGTTTGTAAAAGAATTAGAATGGATGCGTCGTCAGCCGAAAGCGAGAACAACTAAGTCTAAATCACGTCAGGATGATTTTTATGACATTAAAGAAAAAGCACAAAGCCGAAGAAAAGAAAACAAGGTAGAACTTGAAATTAATATGGAGCGTATGGGAAGCAAGATTATTGAGCTTCACAAAATCTCTAAGAAATTCAAGGACCATGTAATTTTGGATAATTTCAGTTATGATTTTCAACGTGGTGAACGTATTGGAATTATTGGTAAAAACGGAACTGGAAAATCTACTTTCCTAAACCTTCTTACTGGTGCTTTACCTTTAGATCACGGAAAAGTAGTCGTTGGTGACACCATCAAAATTGGATATTACACTCAAAGCGGAATCAACCCAAAACCGGGACAACGCGTTATTGATATTATTAAGGAATACGGAGAATTTATTCCGTTGTCTAAAGGACGTATGATTTCGGCTTCCCAATTGTTGGAGCGTTTTCTTTTTGATGCCAAAAAACAATACGATTTTGTAGAAAAACTAAGTGGTGGTGAATTGAAACGTTTGTATTTATGTACCGTTTTGATTCAGAATCCTAACTTCTTGATTCTCGATGAGCCTACCAATGACTTGGATATTGTGACTTTGAACGTCTTGGAAAGTTTTCTTTTGGATTACCCAGGCTGTTTGGTTGTTGTATCGCACGACCGTTATTTCATGGATAAAATTGTAGATCAGCTATTCGTTTTTAGAGGACAAGGTGAAATTGAAACTTTTCCTGGTAATTACTCTGATTTTAGAGCCTATGAAGACAGTAACGATGTTGCTCAAAAAGAAGACAATAAAACGGAGAAGAAAGAGTGGAAACAAAATAATCCAACTGGAAATTTGACTTTTAACGAGCAAAAAGAATTTCAGAAAATCGAGAAAGAAATCAAGGATTTAGAACTAGACAAAACTAAAATTGAACAGTTATTTGCCGATGGAAAAGTAGCTGATGCTGATATTGAAAAGAAAGCCAAAGAACTCGAAAACCTTATCAAGAAAATAGAAGCCAAAGAAGAACGCTGGTTTGAACTTTCTGCTAAGATGGAAGGATAA
- a CDS encoding BamA/TamA family outer membrane protein, which translates to MDFIKHNLLLFFILISSFSSFSQKIDLKSDDVDMKQILESIFISPDSVKKKEDQSKIAFSLIPAPDMKSSEGGLVVSFVTTFYLDHNYETTKMSEVYFTPTTSFTGQYSFPIQSYIYTKDNKYNFIGDYRFMIYPQFTYGLGGNSSKNPQSEVDYQQIRFYQFISRKIKGDFRLGLGFQLDKYGSISEDSEIDVPTDFAKYQEGDYTNELSSGIAFQALYDSRKNILNPDQGYYFEADYRINSSIFGSDTKWQSIYIDARKYHSFSDTRHKVLATRIFYWAVFDGKPHYLDLPSIGWDRYGKTGRGFTRNRYRSNSLLYLETEYRTDITKNGFLGAVFYGNISSVSDLDTYRFTNWTPAIGTGLRIKFNRKNNSNLALDYGISKDDWTFRVALSENF; encoded by the coding sequence ATGGATTTCATTAAACATAATTTACTTCTATTTTTTATACTTATTTCTTCATTTTCTTCGTTCTCGCAGAAAATAGATTTAAAAAGTGATGATGTAGATATGAAGCAAATTTTGGAAAGTATTTTTATAAGTCCTGACAGTGTTAAGAAAAAAGAAGATCAAAGTAAAATTGCTTTTTCGTTAATTCCTGCACCCGACATGAAGAGTTCTGAAGGTGGATTAGTTGTTTCATTTGTAACAACTTTCTACTTGGATCATAATTATGAAACTACCAAAATGTCGGAAGTTTATTTTACGCCCACCACTAGTTTTACTGGTCAGTACTCTTTTCCTATACAATCCTATATTTATACTAAGGATAATAAATATAATTTTATTGGTGACTACAGGTTTATGATTTATCCTCAGTTTACTTACGGTTTAGGAGGGAATAGTTCCAAGAATCCACAATCGGAAGTAGATTATCAACAAATTCGATTTTATCAATTTATTAGTCGAAAAATAAAAGGAGATTTTCGTTTAGGATTAGGGTTTCAATTAGATAAATATGGAAGTATTTCTGAGGATTCTGAAATAGATGTTCCTACTGATTTTGCGAAATACCAAGAAGGAGATTACACTAACGAGCTTTCTTCAGGAATTGCTTTTCAGGCTTTGTATGATTCCCGGAAAAATATTTTGAATCCGGATCAGGGCTATTATTTTGAAGCTGATTATCGTATCAATTCCAGTATTTTTGGAAGTGATACGAAGTGGCAATCCATTTATATTGATGCGAGAAAATATCATTCTTTTAGTGATACACGGCATAAAGTATTGGCAACTAGAATTTTTTACTGGGCTGTTTTCGATGGGAAACCTCATTATCTGGATTTGCCAAGCATAGGTTGGGATCGTTATGGTAAAACAGGTAGAGGATTTACCCGCAACCGCTACAGAAGTAATTCGTTATTGTATTTGGAAACCGAATACCGTACAGATATTACCAAAAACGGTTTTCTTGGTGCCGTTTTTTATGGAAATATTTCCTCTGTATCAGATTTAGATACCTATAGATTTACCAATTGGACACCTGCTATAGGGACTGGATTGAGAATAAAATTTAATAGAAAGAATAATAGTAATCTAGCATTAGATTACGGTATAAGCAAAGATGATTGGACTTTTAGAGTGGCACTTTCAGAAAATTTTTAA
- a CDS encoding glycosyltransferase family 2 protein, which translates to MQLSVIILNYNVRCFLELCVLSVENALESIDSEIIVVDNNSTDESCEMIKARFPNVILIQNNQNFGFSKGNNIGVAQAKGDYICILNPDTVVAEDTFEKVLAFAKNKKDLGIIGVKLIDGTGNFLPESKRGIPTPWVAFTKIIGLYKLFPKSNLFKKYYAQHISENETGTVEILVGAFMFLKKELYEAVGGFDEDCFMYSDDIDLSYMILQMGKRNYYFHETTVIHYKGESTNKDAVYMKRFQEAMEFFYKKHFQVSFLFSVFMKIGIVFFSLIKRIQGRPKTKIIPENYLLVSASETLVKIITSLVQKKVDFLDWREEKEVNLQSNSIRNGLQIILDNEFVSFKKCIEIHERYRNKGIVFRIIPKGTNFSIGSDSPNDRGEIVKVK; encoded by the coding sequence ATGCAATTATCGGTTATTATTTTAAATTACAATGTTCGATGTTTTTTAGAACTCTGTGTGCTAAGCGTGGAAAACGCTTTAGAAAGCATAGATTCTGAAATCATTGTGGTAGATAATAATTCTACAGATGAAAGTTGTGAGATGATAAAAGCACGTTTTCCGAATGTTATACTTATTCAAAATAATCAAAATTTTGGTTTTTCAAAAGGGAATAATATTGGAGTTGCTCAGGCCAAAGGAGACTATATTTGTATTTTAAATCCAGATACAGTTGTAGCAGAAGATACTTTTGAAAAAGTGTTAGCATTTGCTAAAAACAAAAAAGACTTAGGAATTATTGGTGTAAAACTCATAGATGGGACGGGTAATTTTCTTCCCGAAAGCAAAAGGGGAATTCCAACGCCTTGGGTTGCCTTTACTAAGATTATTGGTCTGTATAAGTTATTCCCAAAATCAAATCTTTTTAAAAAATATTACGCGCAACATATTAGTGAAAATGAAACAGGTACAGTCGAAATATTGGTTGGAGCTTTTATGTTTTTAAAAAAAGAACTGTATGAAGCTGTAGGAGGTTTTGATGAAGATTGTTTTATGTATTCAGATGATATTGATTTGTCATATATGATATTGCAAATGGGGAAACGAAATTATTATTTTCATGAAACAACCGTCATACATTATAAAGGAGAAAGCACAAATAAAGATGCTGTTTATATGAAACGATTTCAGGAAGCTATGGAGTTTTTTTATAAAAAACATTTTCAGGTTTCCTTTCTTTTTTCTGTATTTATGAAAATTGGAATAGTGTTTTTTTCTCTGATAAAAAGAATTCAGGGACGACCTAAAACCAAAATTATCCCTGAAAATTATTTACTGGTATCAGCCTCTGAAACATTAGTTAAAATAATAACATCACTTGTCCAAAAAAAGGTTGATTTTCTCGATTGGAGAGAAGAAAAAGAGGTAAATTTGCAGTCAAATTCAATAAGAAACGGGTTACAGATTATTTTAGATAATGAATTTGTATCCTTCAAAAAATGTATAGAGATTCACGAAAGATATAGAAATAAAGGGATTGTCTTTAGAATAATACCAAAAGGCACCAACTTTAGTATTGGAAGTGATTCCCCTAATGATAGAGGAGAAATTGTAAAAGTGAAATAA
- a CDS encoding dihydrolipoamide acetyltransferase family protein, whose amino-acid sequence MARFELKLPKMGESVAEATITNWLKEVGDRIEADEAVLEIATDKVDSEVPSEVSGILIEKLFGKDDLVQVGETIAIIETEGGNIEAPVQDISVAAVEEIEKTIETVKESVAAPISFLESDKFFSPLVKNIAKEEGISLAELESIAGSGKDGRITKDDILNYIKNRGTQPLAVVSTPVKTVEAVKVDLVKSSPVQAVSPVSVNGGDEIIEMDRMRKLISGYMVASVQTSAHVQSFIEVDVTNIVKWRDKVKNAFEKREGEKLTYTPIFMEAVAKALKDYPGMNISVQGDFIIKKKDINLGMAAALPNGNLIVPVIKNADQLNLVGMAKAVNDLGNRAKIGKLKPDDTQGGTYTVTNVGTFGSVFGTPIINQPQVGILALGAIRKVPAVIETPEGDFIGIRQRMFLSHSYDHRVVDGALGGAFVKRVAEYLEAFDVNRDY is encoded by the coding sequence ATGGCAAGATTTGAATTAAAGCTTCCAAAAATGGGAGAAAGCGTTGCGGAAGCAACTATTACAAATTGGTTAAAAGAAGTTGGCGACAGAATAGAAGCGGATGAAGCTGTTTTGGAAATTGCCACTGATAAAGTTGATTCAGAGGTTCCATCTGAGGTTTCTGGTATTCTTATCGAAAAATTATTTGGTAAAGATGATTTGGTTCAAGTAGGTGAAACTATTGCTATTATTGAAACTGAAGGAGGTAATATTGAGGCGCCAGTTCAGGATATTTCAGTTGCTGCTGTTGAGGAAATTGAAAAGACAATTGAAACGGTTAAAGAATCTGTTGCTGCTCCGATTAGTTTTTTAGAGAGTGATAAATTCTTTTCTCCATTAGTAAAAAACATAGCAAAAGAAGAAGGAATTTCCTTAGCAGAGTTAGAAAGTATTGCTGGTTCTGGAAAAGACGGACGTATTACTAAAGATGATATTTTAAATTATATAAAAAATAGAGGAACCCAACCATTAGCTGTTGTTAGTACACCAGTAAAAACTGTTGAAGCTGTAAAAGTGGATTTGGTTAAGAGTAGTCCAGTGCAAGCTGTTTCTCCAGTTTCTGTAAATGGAGGAGATGAGATTATAGAAATGGACAGAATGCGCAAGCTGATTTCTGGTTATATGGTGGCTTCGGTTCAAACTTCGGCACACGTTCAATCGTTTATCGAAGTAGATGTAACTAATATTGTAAAGTGGAGAGATAAAGTAAAAAATGCTTTTGAAAAAAGAGAAGGTGAGAAATTAACTTACACTCCAATTTTTATGGAAGCAGTTGCAAAAGCGTTGAAAGATTATCCAGGTATGAATATATCAGTACAAGGAGATTTTATCATAAAGAAAAAAGATATTAACTTAGGGATGGCTGCTGCTTTGCCTAATGGAAATTTAATTGTTCCGGTGATTAAAAACGCAGATCAATTAAACTTGGTTGGTATGGCTAAAGCAGTAAATGATTTAGGGAACCGCGCTAAAATAGGTAAACTAAAACCAGACGATACTCAAGGAGGAACTTATACCGTTACAAATGTTGGAACGTTTGGAAGTGTTTTTGGAACGCCAATTATCAATCAGCCGCAAGTTGGAATATTAGCTCTTGGTGCTATTCGTAAAGTGCCAGCGGTTATTGAAACACCTGAAGGAGATTTTATTGGAATTCGTCAAAGAATGTTCTTATCGCATAGTTATGATCATCGTGTTGTTGATGGTGCTTTAGGAGGTGCTTTCGTAAAACGTGTAGCTGAATATCTTGAAGCATTTGATGTAAATAGAGATTATTAA
- a CDS encoding 3'-5' exonuclease, whose translation MELKLNKPICFFDLETTGIDIGKDRIVEISVFKVFPNGNKESKTWLVNPTIAIPPSSTAIHGISDEKVAKEPTFNELAPQVYNMIKDSDLAGFNSDRFDIPLLAEELLRAGVDFDMKNRVSVDVQTIFHKMEERTLSAALKFYCGKGLENAHSAEADTMATYEILMAQLDRYPELENDMKSLSEFTTRKKIADFAGMIAFDADNEEIFTFGKHKGVKVGKILETEPGYYSWIQNADFPLYTKKVLTAIKLRKLNTK comes from the coding sequence ATGGAACTCAAACTCAATAAACCAATTTGTTTTTTCGATCTTGAAACAACAGGAATCGATATTGGAAAAGATAGAATCGTAGAAATATCAGTTTTTAAAGTTTTCCCGAATGGCAATAAAGAAAGTAAAACGTGGTTGGTAAATCCAACGATTGCAATACCGCCTTCCTCTACTGCTATTCATGGAATAAGTGATGAGAAAGTAGCAAAAGAACCTACTTTTAATGAATTGGCTCCTCAAGTATATAATATGATTAAGGACAGTGATTTGGCTGGATTTAATTCAGATCGTTTTGATATACCATTATTGGCTGAAGAGTTATTGCGTGCTGGAGTTGATTTTGATATGAAGAACAGAGTTTCTGTAGATGTACAAACTATTTTTCATAAAATGGAAGAGCGTACCTTAAGTGCTGCTTTGAAATTTTACTGTGGAAAAGGGTTAGAAAATGCACATTCTGCTGAAGCGGATACAATGGCGACCTATGAAATTCTTATGGCGCAATTGGATCGTTATCCTGAGTTGGAAAATGATATGAAATCGTTGTCTGAGTTTACGACTAGAAAAAAAATAGCTGACTTTGCAGGAATGATTGCTTTTGATGCAGATAATGAAGAGATTTTTACTTTCGGGAAGCACAAAGGTGTCAAAGTGGGTAAGATTCTTGAAACTGAACCAGGTTATTATAGTTGGATTCAAAATGCAGACTTTCCTTTATATACGAAGAAAGTTTTAACAGCAATTAAATTGAGAAAGTTAAATACAAAATAA
- a CDS encoding fumarylacetoacetate hydrolase family protein, translated as MKIICIGRNYASHIEELKNERPLEPVVFLKPDSAILLKQHPFVIPEFSEDIHHEIELIVKISKVGKYIEPKFAHKYYDEISIGIDFTARDLQAKLKEKGLPWEKAKAFDGSAVIGEFLPKSQFVSLENVTFELKNNNITVQEGNSNKMLWNIDELVSYVSQFFTLKIGDIIFTGTPEGVAAVKSDDVLEGFLEGQKLFRIQVK; from the coding sequence ATGAAAATAATTTGTATAGGCAGAAATTATGCCAGTCATATTGAAGAATTAAAAAACGAAAGACCTTTGGAGCCTGTTGTTTTTTTGAAACCAGATTCTGCTATTTTATTAAAACAACATCCTTTTGTAATTCCTGAATTTTCAGAGGATATTCATCACGAAATTGAACTTATTGTTAAAATAAGTAAAGTAGGGAAATACATAGAGCCTAAGTTTGCTCATAAATATTATGATGAAATTAGTATTGGAATTGATTTTACTGCTAGAGACTTACAAGCTAAATTGAAAGAAAAAGGACTGCCTTGGGAAAAAGCTAAAGCATTTGATGGTTCGGCAGTGATTGGAGAATTTTTGCCTAAAAGTCAATTTGTTTCGTTAGAAAATGTTACTTTTGAATTGAAGAACAATAATATTACTGTGCAAGAAGGGAATTCTAACAAAATGTTATGGAATATCGATGAACTGGTTTCTTATGTTTCTCAGTTTTTTACATTAAAAATTGGAGATATTATTTTTACAGGAACACCAGAAGGAGTTGCTGCGGTAAAATCAGATGATGTTTTAGAAGGATTTTTAGAAGGACAAAAACTATTTAGAATACAAGTAAAATAA
- a CDS encoding Hpt domain-containing protein: MAIKYNLAKVYALSDNDPEFVNEILNLFVTEVPDDLSQIGEGIKKKDYKHTYAFAHKLKPTLDLLGLNVAFEEILQIEAWTKTEGKKKEIIETYKSVKSQVKDAIKELRKDFDL; encoded by the coding sequence ATGGCTATAAAATACAACTTGGCAAAAGTGTACGCACTTTCAGATAATGACCCAGAATTTGTAAATGAAATTTTGAATTTATTTGTTACCGAGGTTCCTGATGATTTGTCGCAAATAGGAGAAGGAATTAAAAAGAAAGATTATAAGCATACCTACGCATTTGCACACAAATTGAAGCCAACATTAGATTTACTTGGTTTGAATGTTGCATTTGAGGAAATTTTGCAAATAGAAGCTTGGACTAAAACTGAAGGTAAAAAGAAAGAAATAATAGAAACTTATAAAAGTGTTAAATCGCAAGTTAAGGATGCTATTAAAGAGCTAAGAAAAGATTTTGATCTTTAG